From Mycobacterium colombiense CECT 3035:
GTCCGGCAAAGCCCGCACCGACCACGACAACGTCGACGATCCGCGGGGGTTTTGACACGCGGTCCAGTGAACCGCATTTCTGCGGTTTTCACGACAATTTCTGCAAGCTGACACCCGAGCCGATGGACGTTTCGCATCACGGCGATGGCAAACATATGCCGACCTGGCTATGTTAATTACGCTGCGACCACGTGATTTCCGCAATTCCTGCCACCGGTTCGGCCGGTCCGGCCGGTGCGGCGCCGGCCGCCGGCGCCAAGCCCGACCTGCGAACCGTGGCCCTGGGCAGCATGATCGGCACCACCATCGAGTGGTACGACTTCTACCTCTACGCGACCGCATCCGCGCTGGTCTTCAAACCGCTGTTCTTCCCGAACATCTCACCGACGGCGGGAACGTTGGCGTCGTTCGCCACCTACGCCGCCGGATTCGGCGCCCGGCCCCTGGGCGCGGTGCTGTCCGGGCACTTCGGCGACCGGTTGGGCCGCAAAGCTGTTCTGGTGGGGGCGTTGGTGGTGATGGGTCTGGTCACCACCGCGATCGGCGTGCTGCCGACCTTTGCCAATGCAGGTCTGCTGGCGCCGGCGCTGCTGGCGTCGCTGCGGGTGCTGCAGGGGCTGGCCGTGGGCGCCGAATGGGGTGGCGCCGCGGTGCTCTCGGTGGAGCATGCACCGCCCGATCGTCGCGGATTGTTCGGCAGCTTTACGCAACTGGGCTCGCCGGCCGGCATGCTGCTGGCGACCTCGGTGTTCTTTCTCGCCCGCAAGGCCACCGGGCCCACCGCGTTCCTGGCGTACGGATGGCGAATCCCGTTCCTGCTCAGCATTTTTCTCGTCGGAATCGGCCTGTTCGTGCGCCTGCGGCTGACCGACGCCGAGATCTTCGAGCGGGCCAAGGCGCGTGACGAGCTGGCCCGTCTGCCGATAGTCGAGGTGCTGCGCACCGATTCGCGCAACGTTGCCATCACCACGGGTTTACGACTGTCGCAGATCGGGCTTTTCGTGTTGCTGACCACGTATTCGCTGACTTACCTGCAGGATTCGTTCGGCAAGGGCAGCTCCGTGGGGTTGATCGCGGTGCTGGTCTCGTCGGCCCTGGGGTTTTTGAGCACGCCGGGCTGGGCGCTGTTGTCGGATCGGGTGGGGCGACGGCCGCCGTATCTGTTCGGCGCGGTGGCCGGTGTCGTGGCCCTGGTGTTGTTCTTCGTGGCCGCCGGCAGCGGGTCGGCGCTGTGGGTGGTGCTGTCAATCGTGTTCGGCATCAACGTCGTTCATGACGCCATGTATGGGCCCCAGGCGGCCTGGTTCGCCGAACTCTTCGACACCCGGGTGCGCTACAGCGGCGCCTCGCTGGGTTATCAGATCGGCGCGGTGCTCTCGGGCGGCTTCGCGCCCTTGATCGCCGCGTCGTTGCTGGTGGTCGGCGGCGGCCGGCCGTGGCTGATCGTGGGCTACTTCGCGGTGCTGGCTGCGATCACGGCCGCCGCCGCGTACGCGGCGGGCGAGACGCGCGAGGATCACCTCGGATGAGCGCACCGCGCAGGATCTTTCTCAACGCCTTCGACATGGCCTGCGTCGGCCATCAGTCCGCGGGGCTGTGGCGCCACCCCGACGACCAGGGACATCGCTACCGGGAGCTGGGCTACTGGACTGAGTTGGCCCGCATCTTGGAGGCCGGCGGGTTCGACGCTGTGTTCCTCGCCGACGTGCTGGGGGTCTACGACGTGTACGGGGCGTCGCGCGACGCGGCGGTGCGCGACGCCGCCCAGTTCCCGGTCAACGACCCCACGGCCGCGGTCTCGGCGATGGCGGCCGTGACCGAGGGCCTCGGCTTCGGGATCACGCTGTCGCTCACCTACGAGCAGCCATACGCGCTGGCGCGCAGGCTCTCGACGCTGGACCACCTGACCGGCGGCCGGGTGGCGTGGAACATCGTCACGTCCTATTTAGACAGTGCTGCAAGGAATTTGGGGTTGGATGCCCAGATTCCGCACGACCAGCGTTACGAGATCGCCGACGAGTACCTCGAGGTCTGCTACAAGCTGTGGGAGGGTTCGTGGGAGGCCGACGCGGTGGTGCGCGACGCCGAGCGGGCGGTGTTCACCGACCCGGCCAAGGTGCACGACATCGAGCACAAGGGCCGCTATTTTTCGGTGCCAGGCCCGTTCCTGTGCGAACCGTCGCCGCAGCGCACCCCGGTGCTGTTCCAGGCCGGGGCCTCGCCGCGGGGCGTCCGGTTCGCGGCGGCGCACGCCGAGGCGGTCTTCGTCTCGGGGCCGACGCCGCAGATCGTTGCCGGCCCGGTGCGGGCGCTGCGCGCGGCCGCCGCCGAGTTGGGACGCGACCCCCGGTCCATCAAGGTGTTCACCATGGTGACCCCGGTGGTCGCCGAGACGCACGACGAGGCCGTTGCCAAGCTGGCTGAGTACCGGCGGTTCGTCAGCCCCGCCGGTGCGCTCGCCCTGTTCGGCGGCTGGACCGGGGTCGACCTCGCCGAACTCGACCCCGACGCACCGCTGACCTACGTCGAGACCGACGCCAATCGCTCGGCGCTGGCGTCGTTCACCACCGCCGCGCCGGAGCGGGCTTGGACCGTGCGCGAGGTGGCCGACGAGATCGGCATCGGCGGCCGCGGCCCGGTGCTGGTGGGTTCGCCGGCCGAGGTGGCCGACGAACTCGAGCGGTGGGTCGACGAGGCCGACGTCGACGGGTTCAACCTGGCCTACGTGACGACCCCGGGCACCTTCGTCGACTTCGCGAAATTCGTTGTCCCCGAGCTGCGTCGGCGGGGGCGAGTGCCCGGGGAGCCGCCGCGCTCCACCCTGCGCCAACGGCTGGGCGGGCGCGAGTCGCTGCTGCCCGACGATCACCCGGGCGCGAAGTACCGGCGCTGAGCTACGGCGCGACCGTCAGCCAGTCGGCGAACCCGGACGGGTCGTGCCGGCCCAGCGCGCCGTGCTCGTAGAGGCCCCAGCCCTCGACCGGCTCGCCGTCACCGTCACGGCAGACCGCGCGCCCGACATGGTCGATCACGCCGAATCCCGCCCGGCCGATGATCGCCGGGTCGGTCATGTCGTAGGTCAGGCGCTCGGCGAACTTCTCGCCCTTCCACATGCCGTGGATCCAGTCGGAGTCGCCGCCGTAGCCGCCGCCGACGTGAATGGGCACCGGCAGCTTGGACTCGACGTCGAAGTGCACCGGGGTGCCGTCGGGGGTGGTCGCGTCGATCGTCGCCCCGGTCGGGATGCGGGTGCCGGAGCGGTAGTGGATCTTGACCCGAGGCCAGCCCAGCTGCTCGACGCGGCCGTCGCGCCAGATCCGGGTGCAGTCGTTGAGCGAACGGAATCCGCTGGGCTCCTCCTGGATGATCAGCACGATCGCGAATTCGTCGAAGGCCATGGGCACGTACAGCCACCACATGCCCTCGAAGGGTGGGTCGGCGGGGCGTCCCGGGGGCTCGGCCTCGCCGATCGGGCGGATGCCCCAGGACCGGTCGCGGCTGCCCAGCCAGGTGTTGGGGTCGACGGTGATCTCCTCGCCGTCGATGACGAGGTGTCCGCTCCAGCTGCCCAGCTGCGCAAAACGCTGCGCGTCCAGCGTCACCCGGTTGCCCGACCGCAGGACGTGCGGCTGTTCCTGGACGACGTCGAACAGCCCCTTCCAGGTGAGATCGGCTGCGATGCCTTCGGTTTCGTCGAGGACGATCCGTAGCTTGTGCAGCGGTTCGATGACCTCGACGCGGTAGCCGTTGACGTGCTGGTTGAGCCGGTCCTGGTCGATGGCGTCCGACACGTGCACGGCGGTCTGGGTGTCCCCGCGCCGGACGAGCAGGAACGCGTCCTTGACCCCGAGGTTGGGGTAGTACCCGATGCCGCTGATCACGAAGATGTTCCCGGTGCGGTCGTGGGCGTTGAAGTAGGAGCGGTCGTAGAAATTGCGGTCCGAGGAGCCCGGCCACGCGATGGGCTGGGGAATCTGGTGTACCGGGAACTCGTCGAGCGGTCCGAGCATTACAGGTCCTCTCCGATAGCGCTCTCTCCGATTAAGCGGCGCATCAATCCGGCGTGGTAGAACAGCGATTCGACATCGTCGGGCTTCTCGGTCTCGCCGAAGTGCACCCGGCGGGCGCCGGTGCGCATGAAGACACAGGCCCACATCACGCCCGAGTACACGTAGAACCAGTGCAGGTCGCCGACTTCGACCCCGGCCAGCCGCTTGTAGGTGGCCCGCACGTCCTCCTCGCGCATCACCCCGGGCAGCCCCGGCAGGGTCGCCAGGCCCGCGAGTTCTTGAAAGACCATGTGCGCGAAGATCATCCACGCCACGTCGAGCTCTCGTGGCCCCAACGTGACCATCTCCCAGTCCAGCACCGCAACCGGGCGGAAGTCGTTGTACAACACGTTGCCCACCCGGGCGTCACCCCAGAGCAGCACCGGCTCGGCGGCGGCCGCCTCGGCCGGCCAATTGGCCTCCAGCCAGTCGAAGGTCCGCTCCAGCAGCGGTGATCGCCCGATGTCGGGTACCGCGAAGTCATACCAGGACCGCACCCAGTTGAAGTGCTTGCGCAGCGCCGTGTCCCCGGGCTGACCCTCGGCGAGGAATCCGAACGTGCTCTGCGCGTTGGGAATCGAGTGCAGCGTGGCCAGCACGCCGACGGTGGCGTCCTGCAGTTCGCGCTGCCGCTCGGCGGGTGCGTCGGCGAACCAGTTGCCGCCGAAGGTGTACGGCATGACGTCGGGCGGTACCTCGCCGGCGACGTAGTCCATCACGAAGAACGGCGTGCCGAGGACGTCGCCGGTGTTCTCCAGCCAGCGCACCCGGGGCACCGGGACGT
This genomic window contains:
- a CDS encoding MFS transporter: MIGTTIEWYDFYLYATASALVFKPLFFPNISPTAGTLASFATYAAGFGARPLGAVLSGHFGDRLGRKAVLVGALVVMGLVTTAIGVLPTFANAGLLAPALLASLRVLQGLAVGAEWGGAAVLSVEHAPPDRRGLFGSFTQLGSPAGMLLATSVFFLARKATGPTAFLAYGWRIPFLLSIFLVGIGLFVRLRLTDAEIFERAKARDELARLPIVEVLRTDSRNVAITTGLRLSQIGLFVLLTTYSLTYLQDSFGKGSSVGLIAVLVSSALGFLSTPGWALLSDRVGRRPPYLFGAVAGVVALVLFFVAAGSGSALWVVLSIVFGINVVHDAMYGPQAAWFAELFDTRVRYSGASLGYQIGAVLSGGFAPLIAASLLVVGGGRPWLIVGYFAVLAAITAAAAYAAGETREDHLG
- a CDS encoding phosphotransferase family protein; protein product: MATEPAVDNVDRLQRSSRDVTTLPTVMSRWLSTVLPDGANPEVTVESGVDSTGMSSETIILTARWQQDGRPIEQKLVTRVAPAAEDVQVFPTYRLDHQFDVIRKVGELTDVPVPRVRWLENTGDVLGTPFFVMDYVAGEVPPDVMPYTFGGNWFADAPAERQRELQDATVGVLATLHSIPNAQSTFGFLAEGQPGDTALRKHFNWVRSWYDFAVPDIGRSPLLERTFDWLEANWPAEAAAAEPVLLWGDARVGNVLYNDFRPVAVLDWEMVTLGPRELDVAWMIFAHMVFQELAGLATLPGLPGVMREEDVRATYKRLAGVEVGDLHWFYVYSGVMWACVFMRTGARRVHFGETEKPDDVESLFYHAGLMRRLIGESAIGEDL
- a CDS encoding LLM class flavin-dependent oxidoreductase codes for the protein MSAPRRIFLNAFDMACVGHQSAGLWRHPDDQGHRYRELGYWTELARILEAGGFDAVFLADVLGVYDVYGASRDAAVRDAAQFPVNDPTAAVSAMAAVTEGLGFGITLSLTYEQPYALARRLSTLDHLTGGRVAWNIVTSYLDSAARNLGLDAQIPHDQRYEIADEYLEVCYKLWEGSWEADAVVRDAERAVFTDPAKVHDIEHKGRYFSVPGPFLCEPSPQRTPVLFQAGASPRGVRFAAAHAEAVFVSGPTPQIVAGPVRALRAAAAELGRDPRSIKVFTMVTPVVAETHDEAVAKLAEYRRFVSPAGALALFGGWTGVDLAELDPDAPLTYVETDANRSALASFTTAAPERAWTVREVADEIGIGGRGPVLVGSPAEVADELERWVDEADVDGFNLAYVTTPGTFVDFAKFVVPELRRRGRVPGEPPRSTLRQRLGGRESLLPDDHPGAKYRR